Genomic segment of Streptomyces zhihengii:
CGGCGCGACGTCGGGCCCCTCAGTGTGCACAGGGGGCGTGGGGCATGGCCCCGCGCCCACTACCCTGGTTCCGTGACCATTCGCCTGTACGACACCAGCGCCCGGCAGATCCGTGACTTCACCCCTCTCGTGCCGGGTTGCGTCTCGATCTACCTGTGTGGCGCCACCGTGCAGGCGGCCCCGCACATCGGGCACATCAGGTCGGGGCTGAACTTCGACATCATGCGCCGCTGGTTCGAGTACCGCGGCTACGACGTGACCTTCGTGCGGAACGTCACCGATATCGACGACAAGATCATCAAGAAGGCGGACGAGCAGAACCGCCCCTGGTGGTCGATCGGCTACGAGAACGAGCGCGCGTTCAACAGCGGCTACGAGGCGCTCGGCTGCCTCCCGCCGACGTACGAGCCGCGCGCCACCGGCCACGTCCCCGAGATGATCGAGATGATGCGCGGCCTGATCGAGCGCGGCCACGCCTACGAGTCGGACGGCAGCGTCTACTTCGACGTGCGCTCCTTCCCCGGCTACCTGGAGCTCTCCAACCAGGACATCGACGATCTGCGCCAGCCCGACGAGGGCGTCTCCGGCAAGCGCGACCCCCGCGACTTCGCCATGTGGAAGGCGACCAAGCCGGGCGAGCCCGACTGGGAGACGCCCTGGGGGCGCGGCCGGCCCGGCTGGCACCTGGAGTGCTCGGCGATGGCCCACAAGTACCTCGGCTCCGCCTTCGACATCCACGGCGGCGGGCTCGACCTGATCTTCCCGCACCACGAGAACGAGATCGCCCAGGCCAAGGCGTTCGGCGACGACTTCGCCGCGTACTGGGTGCACAACGCCTGGGTCACCATGAGCGGCGAGAAGATGTCGAAGTCGCTCGGCAACTCGGTCCTCGTGAGCGAGATGGTCAAGAACTGGCGCCCCATCGTGCTGCGTTACTACCTCGGCACCCCGCACTACCGCTCGATGATCGAGTACAGCGAGGAGGCCCTGCGCGAGGCGGAGTCCGCGTTCGCGCGGATCGAGGGCTTCGTGCAGCGGGTGATGGAGAAGGCCGGCGGCGTCGTGGCGCCCGCCGACGAGGTGCCGCCGGCGTTCGCCGAGGCGATGGACGACGACCTCGGGGTGCCGCAGGCGCTCGCGGTCGTCCACACCACCGTCCGGCAGGGCAACTCGGCGCTCGCGGCCGACGACAAGGAAGCCGCCGTGGCCCGCCTCGCCGAGGTCCGCGCCATGCTCGGCGTGCTGGGCCTCGACCCGCTCGACGAGCGGTGGGGCGGCGGCTCCGGCGAGCGCGGGGACGACCTCCACGGTGTCGTCGACACCCTGGTGCAGATGGTCCTCCACCAGCGCGAGGCCGCGCGCGGCCGCAAGGACTGGGCGACCGCCGACGCCATCCGGGACCAGCTCAACCAGTCCGGCCTCGTCATCGAGGAC
This window contains:
- the cysS gene encoding cysteine--tRNA ligase: MTIRLYDTSARQIRDFTPLVPGCVSIYLCGATVQAAPHIGHIRSGLNFDIMRRWFEYRGYDVTFVRNVTDIDDKIIKKADEQNRPWWSIGYENERAFNSGYEALGCLPPTYEPRATGHVPEMIEMMRGLIERGHAYESDGSVYFDVRSFPGYLELSNQDIDDLRQPDEGVSGKRDPRDFAMWKATKPGEPDWETPWGRGRPGWHLECSAMAHKYLGSAFDIHGGGLDLIFPHHENEIAQAKAFGDDFAAYWVHNAWVTMSGEKMSKSLGNSVLVSEMVKNWRPIVLRYYLGTPHYRSMIEYSEEALREAESAFARIEGFVQRVMEKAGGVVAPADEVPPAFAEAMDDDLGVPQALAVVHTTVRQGNSALAADDKEAAVARLAEVRAMLGVLGLDPLDERWGGGSGERGDDLHGVVDTLVQMVLHQREAARGRKDWATADAIRDQLNQSGLVIEDGPDGPRWTLGSR